TTATGGTGGCATGGACGAGCCGGAACTGAAGATCATCGACGTCTTCATCTGCAAGCTCCGCAAGAAGCTCGCCAACGCCGCCGGCGGCGCCAACTACATCGAGACCGTCTGGGGCCGTGGCTACGTTCTGCGCGAGCCGGATGGTGCCGAATACGCTGAAACCGCCTGATTTTCCGATCCCCCTTATCGGATAACGAAAATCCCGCCCTTTCGGCGGGATTTTTCGTTTCTGCCTGGCAATAAGAAACCGTCCTGAGAGGATCGGGGCTGGATCGGTACAAAGGGAAACAGTGGCTGCGGCCGAACGTGCTTACACCTTCGGCATCATGCTGCATGGGGAGAGGCATGCCATCAGGCAGCGATTGCGCGGTTTCCAAAAACAGCGGTCAAGATCTTGCGATCGAACGGCTTCAGCAGGAAGTCGGTGGCACCGGCCCGTTTGCCCGCCATCAGTTTCTTCAGATCCGCCTCGACGACACAGTAGTAGATCTTGACCTCTTTGCCGCCGTCCATGGCGCGGATGGCGGCGATGAGGTCGAGAGCGCCTTCCATGCCGGAATCGACGATCAGATATTCCGGCAGCTCCGCCTGGCAGCGCTGCAGTGCCTCGGCGGCGTTGGAGGCCTCGCTGACAAGAAAGTCGAGTTCAGAGAGAATGCGCTTGCCGACCTTGCGGACGATATCCGAATTATCGGTGATCATGAACCTTTGCATGGGCGCTCCTTTGCCCCCGCATTCGTCGCAGCAAGAGGCCTCTTACAACCCTGGAGGATAGGTCCATCAGGCTAAGGAATCGTTACCGGACGGGCGCGTACACCCGCCCCTCGCTCCGAAATCAGGCAGCGGCGGCTACCGCAGTGAACACCAGCTCTTCTGGGCTGGCGCTGTGATCAAGCGTCATTCCGCACTCCTGCGCCAGAAGCACGGTGTAATAGGGCTGGATCGAATGAGCGTCGATCGCCTCCTCGATGGTGCCGGTCGATATCTCGACGAATTTCGGCGGCAAGCGCATCAGTTTGCCTTTGGCCGTGAGCTTGAACCTTGCATCGAACTCGGGGTTCTCAAGCGTTACTTCGAGGACGCCGCCGCGCGGGATAGCGGAATAAGCAACCAGAAAGAGGTTGAGCAGCAGCTTGACGCGATTCTTGGCGACGATGGCGCGCGGCCCGTTCCAGATCACTTCGGTCTTCTTCTCGGCGACGGCGAAATCTTTGGCTGCTCGCTCGGCCTCGCCGGTGTCGATCGAGGCACCGACAGAACCCGAAGCGCCAAAGGCGAGGCGTGCGAATTTCAGGCGGACGGAGGCGTTGAGCGCGCTGGTGCGGATCAGGTCCATCGCATCGGCATCGGCACCACCCTCATCCAGGAGTTCCAGGCCGTTATTGATCGCACCGACCGGTGAGATGACATCGTGGCAAACGCGGCTGCAAAGAAGCGCGGCCAGATCCGGGCCGGCCAAGGTGAGATTAAGGTTCTTGGACATCATCGTCTCCTGAGGGGCAGCAATTTCATTGCGCCCGGGAATATGCTTCATCAAAATTGCGCGAAGTTTGCGATCGTATTCGGTGCCATAATGACACCATATTTGGTAAACCGATTGTTAAGATCATCGGCGCAAAATGCACCAATCGCCGCGAGCGCTTGCCCGCTCCAGCCAAACGACGAACGGATGATACCATGTGCCCTCGATTTCCGCACCGATTCATCGACTTCTACAGGTTGCTTTCGGCCCTCGTCTTCTCCTCGCTGATGGTTGCCGGACCTGCCTCCGCTCAGGACAACGGCCAGTACACGATGCAGGAAATCGTTGACGCCGGCCACTCCTTCTTCGGTTCCGCCAGCGGCGGACTTGCCAAGGTCGTCGAGAGTGCCTTCCAGAAATACGGCCTGCCAAATGGCTACATTCTCGGACAAGAGGGCGGCGGCGCCTTCATCGCCGGCCTCACCTACGGCGAAGGTCAGTTGAACACCAAGAACGCCGGCGAACACAATCTCTACTGGCAAGGTCCCTCGCTCGGCCTCGATTACGGCGGCCAAGGCTCACGCGTAATGATGCTGGTCTACGACCTGCCCTCCGTCAACGGTATCTATGCCCGGTTCGGCGGCGTCAGCGGCTCTGCCTATGTGATCGCCGGATTCGGCATGACGCTTCTCAAGAACAATGACGTCCTGGTCGTGCCGATCCGCACCGGCGTCGGCGCCCGCCTGGGTATCAATGTCGGCTATCTGAAGATCACCCAGGCACCGACCTGGAACCCCTTCTGAGGCCGCAAGGTCGCTGGAATCCATCCTCGCCCGCATCAGCGGCCTTGCCATGCGTGTCCTGCGTGCTTAATCATCGCGGCTGACCCCGTATCAACCTTCGAATCGATGGCCGCGCCGTGATCGAATATGCTCTCTTGTTCGGATTGGGCTTCCTGACCGCGGCCTTCCTCGTTTTTCTGGTCTCACCCGCCGTTCACCGCCGCATTGTCTGGTATACCGAGAACCGCTTGAAGGCGACCATGCCGCTAAGCCCGCAGGAGGTTCGCGCCCAGAAGGATATGGTGCGCGCGCTCTATGCCGCTGAAAATGCCCGGACCGCCCAGGACCTTCTGCGTGAGCGGGAAAAATCCCTTTCGCTCCAGCTTCGCCACGACGCGCTTGCCGTCGATGCAGGCAGGCTTGCCGCCGATATCGGCGAATTGCAGGCCCAGATCGGCGAGATGCATGTCGAGGCCGCCGAGCAGCGCTCGCATCTGCGCAAGGACGAGAATTATATCAGTCAGTTGAAGACCAATCTGCATATTGCCGAACAGTCCGTTGCCAACAAGGAGAGCGAACTGGCGACGATGAGGACGCGGCTGAGCAAGCTCGGCGAACAGACCGATGGACTGAGGATCGACCTGGCTGCACGCGAAACCGAGGCGGAGAGCCTGAAATTTCGCGCCAACGCCTTGCGCGACGAACGAGACACGTTGCGCCAGGACGTCACCCTGCTGCAGAAGCGTGCCAAGGATGCCGAACAGAAATTGACGCAGCAGCAGCACATGGTGATCCGCCTGGAGGATAAGGCCGCGCGCGACAGCGCGTCGGCCGCCGAAAAAGAAACCCTGGTCACTCGCCGCCAGCAGGAGATCGTCAAGTTGAAGGAACAGT
This Rhizobium sp. NZLR1 DNA region includes the following protein-coding sequences:
- a CDS encoding EipA family protein; translated protein: MCPRFPHRFIDFYRLLSALVFSSLMVAGPASAQDNGQYTMQEIVDAGHSFFGSASGGLAKVVESAFQKYGLPNGYILGQEGGGAFIAGLTYGEGQLNTKNAGEHNLYWQGPSLGLDYGGQGSRVMMLVYDLPSVNGIYARFGGVSGSAYVIAGFGMTLLKNNDVLVVPIRTGVGARLGINVGYLKITQAPTWNPF
- a CDS encoding response regulator, with translation MQRFMITDNSDIVRKVGKRILSELDFLVSEASNAAEALQRCQAELPEYLIVDSGMEGALDLIAAIRAMDGGKEVKIYYCVVEADLKKLMAGKRAGATDFLLKPFDRKILTAVFGNRAIAA
- a CDS encoding histidine phosphotransferase family protein; the protein is MSKNLNLTLAGPDLAALLCSRVCHDVISPVGAINNGLELLDEGGADADAMDLIRTSALNASVRLKFARLAFGASGSVGASIDTGEAERAAKDFAVAEKKTEVIWNGPRAIVAKNRVKLLLNLFLVAYSAIPRGGVLEVTLENPEFDARFKLTAKGKLMRLPPKFVEISTGTIEEAIDAHSIQPYYTVLLAQECGMTLDHSASPEELVFTAVAAAA